A single genomic interval of uncultured Desulfobulbus sp. harbors:
- a CDS encoding redox-sensing transcriptional repressor Rex — protein MQNSTVKAIRSILKGAPEPTLRRLPLYYRLLKQLRETGRTGISCTVIGTELKLDATQVRKDIEMTGTVGRPKVGYEINELICAIERFLGWDVITEAFLVGAGNLGEALMGYPGFSECGLSIVAAFDVDPNKCHRVIHGKHVRHISKLTELMRRMRVRFGIITVPAPEAQQAADLLVEGGAMAIWNFAPAKIHVPERVIVTNEDLYCSLAVLSQKMTKKLAESRAKGVSKS, from the coding sequence ATGCAAAACAGTACAGTGAAGGCAATCCGGAGTATTTTAAAAGGCGCGCCGGAGCCGACACTGCGACGTTTGCCGTTATATTACCGATTGCTGAAACAGTTGCGTGAAACGGGGCGCACCGGCATATCATGCACCGTCATTGGCACGGAACTCAAGCTCGACGCCACGCAGGTTCGCAAGGATATCGAAATGACCGGAACCGTGGGGCGGCCTAAGGTCGGATACGAAATCAATGAGCTGATCTGTGCCATCGAGCGATTTTTGGGGTGGGACGTCATCACCGAAGCCTTCCTCGTCGGGGCCGGGAATTTAGGAGAAGCCTTGATGGGGTATCCTGGCTTTTCCGAATGCGGTCTCAGTATCGTGGCTGCCTTTGATGTGGATCCCAACAAGTGTCACCGGGTTATTCATGGGAAGCATGTGCGGCACATCAGCAAACTGACGGAACTGATGCGCAGGATGCGCGTCCGTTTCGGTATCATCACCGTGCCTGCACCTGAAGCGCAGCAGGCTGCTGATCTGTTGGTTGAAGGGGGCGCGATGGCGATCTGGAATTTCGCTCCGGCAAAAATTCACGTACCGGAACGTGTGATTGTGACCAACGAAGATCTGTACTGCTCTCTGGCGGTTCTGTCACAAAAAATGACGAAGAAGCTGGCTGAGTCCCGTGCAAAAGGAGTATCCAAATCATGA
- a CDS encoding NAD(P)H-dependent oxidoreductase subunit E codes for MTTLEQDALLQPPARRFDKVCAILEHNGKHPQRLIPILQAVQEEYRYLPEDVLTFVADGLNVPPARVFGVATFYSHFALEPKGKYLIRLCDGTACHVKRSIPILEAIYKRLGVSAKKNTTEDMLFTVETVACLGACGLAPVVVINEEVHGQMTPETTLQLIDEIELREKQS; via the coding sequence ATGACCACCCTTGAGCAGGATGCTCTTTTGCAACCGCCTGCGCGCCGCTTTGACAAAGTATGTGCCATCCTTGAACACAACGGCAAACACCCCCAAAGGCTAATCCCCATTCTCCAGGCCGTTCAGGAAGAATATCGCTATCTTCCAGAAGACGTACTCACCTTTGTGGCCGATGGTCTCAACGTACCGCCGGCACGCGTCTTTGGCGTCGCCACCTTTTACTCCCACTTTGCCCTCGAACCCAAAGGCAAATACCTCATTCGTCTCTGTGACGGTACAGCCTGCCACGTCAAGCGTTCGATCCCCATCCTTGAGGCGATTTATAAACGCCTCGGAGTTTCAGCCAAGAAGAATACCACCGAGGATATGTTGTTCACCGTGGAGACCGTTGCCTGTCTCGGTGCCTGCGGACTGGCCCCGGTTGTGGTCATCAATGAAGAAGTTCATGGCCAAATGACTCCCGAAACAACCCTTCAACTGATTGACGAGATCGAATTGCGGGAGAAACAGTCATGA